A stretch of Campylobacter gracilis DNA encodes these proteins:
- a CDS encoding phosphatidate cytidylyltransferase, with product MKQRIITASILLAVFLALILINARWLNFAVFALILVLAFFESLKLWGLEETSKKWLALAIAFFALLPFTQTDEPFVSALKVSILMILCVASVVAFTKGPSLKITLPFIYPVAPIFFMWAAYDDFGEVFHFVWLIFIIVASDSGAYFIGRAFGKTPLSASSPNKTVEGVLGGLALALIVSLIYARIFTNMPPLEILGKTIIIAIFGVFGDLFESYLKRAAGLKDSGALFPGHGGILDRIDGYMFGAIAMAIVYSW from the coding sequence ATGAAGCAAAGAATAATCACGGCAAGCATTTTACTCGCCGTATTTTTAGCTCTAATTCTCATAAACGCCAGGTGGCTAAATTTCGCCGTATTTGCGCTGATACTCGTGCTGGCGTTTTTTGAAAGCCTCAAATTATGGGGTCTGGAGGAAACAAGCAAAAAGTGGCTCGCGCTGGCGATCGCGTTTTTTGCGCTGCTACCATTTACGCAGACCGACGAACCCTTCGTCTCAGCGCTAAAAGTTAGCATCCTGATGATCCTATGCGTCGCCTCTGTCGTAGCCTTTACCAAGGGCCCTAGCCTAAAGATCACGCTTCCTTTTATCTATCCCGTTGCGCCGATATTTTTTATGTGGGCGGCTTATGATGATTTCGGGGAAGTTTTTCACTTCGTTTGGCTGATCTTTATTATCGTAGCTAGCGATAGCGGCGCATATTTTATCGGAAGAGCCTTTGGCAAAACTCCGCTAAGCGCTAGCTCGCCGAATAAAACCGTAGAAGGCGTGCTAGGTGGTCTTGCGCTCGCGCTTATCGTTAGCCTCATTTATGCGCGCATCTTTACCAATATGCCACCGCTTGAAATTTTAGGAAAGACCATCATCATAGCAATTTTTGGCGTGTTCGGCGATCTGTTTGAGAGCTACCTAAAGCGCGCGGCGGGTCTTAAAGACAGCGGCGCGCTCTTTCCCGGACACGGCGGGATCTTAGACCGCATCGACGGCTATATGTTCGGCGCAATCGCGATGGCGATAGTCTATTCATGGTAG
- a CDS encoding DUF3137 domain-containing protein has product MDIKTVIDLEKQRKQLKKSRKFWKILSYLVAFAVFGPMLALALIIIFLDFPKLDLGVESLFLLAASILAIIGMRDEFYEWIFERKTERFLMRYKELYLKPYIESLGFSYKMGALFQEKEVRASEIFDGFDRFRADDLVCANVDGVDFMFCDIRLEKDVGTGIPFIFKNNYATSFEGPFFVANFNKKVRSDVFVFSDVAAPAGIDLPPSGLPRGLWSNRKIPIDNADFNANFSVYASDTVAAMYILTPALMEKILSLKQLVKSNISLSFKQNKIYIAIARGADSFEPSLDQPILNARIAKDIKADLDAMLQIVKILKLNEKIWTS; this is encoded by the coding sequence GTGGATATTAAAACCGTCATAGATTTAGAAAAGCAGCGCAAACAGCTTAAGAAAAGTCGCAAATTTTGGAAAATTTTAAGTTATCTCGTAGCGTTTGCGGTTTTCGGTCCGATGCTTGCGCTCGCATTGATAATCATCTTTCTCGATTTTCCCAAACTCGATCTTGGCGTAGAAAGTTTATTTCTTTTAGCCGCGTCTATTTTGGCAATAATCGGCATGCGGGACGAATTTTACGAGTGGATTTTCGAGCGCAAAACCGAGCGGTTTTTGATGCGTTACAAAGAGCTTTATCTCAAGCCCTATATCGAAAGCCTGGGCTTTTCGTATAAAATGGGCGCGCTTTTTCAGGAAAAAGAGGTAAGGGCAAGCGAGATATTTGACGGATTTGATAGATTTCGCGCGGATGATCTGGTTTGCGCGAACGTGGACGGAGTGGATTTTATGTTTTGCGACATAAGGCTGGAAAAGGATGTTGGCACGGGAATCCCATTTATTTTTAAAAATAATTACGCCACATCTTTCGAAGGACCCTTTTTTGTGGCAAATTTTAATAAAAAAGTCCGCTCCGACGTTTTTGTTTTCTCGGACGTGGCGGCGCCCGCAGGCATAGATTTACCGCCTTCGGGGCTGCCGCGCGGGCTATGGAGCAACCGCAAAATTCCGATAGATAATGCGGATTTCAATGCAAATTTCTCGGTTTACGCAAGCGATACGGTGGCGGCTATGTATATCTTGACGCCTGCGCTGATGGAGAAAATTTTATCTCTTAAACAGCTTGTGAAATCGAACATCTCGCTGAGCTTCAAGCAAAATAAAATTTACATCGCGATAGCTCGCGGCGCCGATAGTTTCGAGCCGAGCTTGGATCAGCCGATACTCAATGCTCGCATCGCAAAGGATATCAAAGCGGATCTGGACGCGATGTTGCAAATCGTAAAAATTCTAAAGTTGAATGAAAAAATTTGGACATCTTAG
- the ilvD gene encoding dihydroxy-acid dehydratase, whose protein sequence is MRSDIIKKGYTRAPHRSLLRATGLKDEDFEKPFIGVANSFIEIIPGHFFLNKYSEILKDEIRKNGCVPFEFNCIGVDDGIAMGHSGMLYSLPSRELIANSIETVMNAHALDALVCMPNCDKIVPGMVMGALRVNVPTVFVSGGPMKKGYTKKGEPIDLSTAFEAVGKFETKEISAEELKEIECAACPSGGSCSGMFTANSMNTLCEAMGIALKGNGTVPALTPEREELIRKAGRRICQIALDEKYKIRNIVNEKSIQNALVVDMAMGGSSNTVLHILAIAREAGVNLQIAGLNEISRKIAHIAKISPSLPNIHMEDIDRAGGLSAVINEISRRDNGLLGLDALTVSGESLGERVGASAIKDESIIRKVENAYSQVGGLAILFGNLAEQGCVIKTAGIIGERKFSGKAVCFNSQDEAIEGISNGKVNKGDVVVIRYEGPRGGPGMQEMLSPTSLIMGRGLGADVALITDGRFSGATRGLSVGHVSPEAAEGGMIGLLQDGDIIDIDVDMYAINVRLSEEEIAARRAKFKPIEKPLPFRWLRMYRKLVTNASNGAILEA, encoded by the coding sequence TTGAGAAGCGACATCATTAAAAAAGGCTATACGCGCGCGCCGCACAGAAGCTTGCTAAGAGCGACCGGGCTAAAGGACGAAGACTTTGAAAAGCCGTTTATCGGCGTAGCAAACAGCTTCATAGAGATCATCCCGGGACACTTTTTCCTCAACAAATACTCCGAAATTTTAAAAGACGAGATCCGCAAAAACGGCTGCGTGCCGTTTGAGTTTAACTGCATCGGCGTGGACGACGGCATCGCGATGGGACACAGCGGGATGCTTTATAGCCTGCCTAGCCGCGAGCTGATCGCAAACTCGATCGAAACGGTGATGAACGCCCATGCCCTGGACGCTCTGGTCTGCATGCCAAACTGCGATAAAATCGTACCCGGCATGGTGATGGGCGCGCTTCGCGTGAACGTACCGACGGTTTTTGTTAGCGGCGGCCCGATGAAAAAGGGCTACACTAAAAAAGGCGAGCCGATCGACCTGTCTACGGCGTTTGAGGCGGTGGGTAAATTTGAAACCAAAGAGATCAGCGCCGAGGAGCTAAAAGAGATCGAGTGCGCCGCCTGTCCGAGCGGAGGCAGCTGCTCGGGGATGTTTACGGCAAACTCGATGAATACGCTGTGCGAAGCGATGGGTATCGCGCTAAAAGGCAACGGCACCGTGCCTGCGCTTACGCCAGAGCGCGAGGAGCTCATCCGCAAGGCGGGACGCCGAATTTGCCAAATCGCGCTGGATGAAAAATACAAAATCCGCAATATCGTGAATGAAAAATCGATCCAAAACGCCCTAGTCGTCGATATGGCGATGGGCGGCAGCAGCAACACTGTGCTGCACATCCTGGCTATCGCGCGTGAAGCGGGGGTAAATTTACAGATCGCGGGGCTCAACGAGATCAGCCGCAAGATCGCCCACATCGCCAAAATCAGCCCGAGCTTGCCAAATATTCACATGGAGGACATCGACCGCGCGGGCGGCCTAAGCGCCGTAATAAATGAAATTTCGCGCCGCGACAACGGGCTACTGGGTCTAGACGCGCTAACGGTAAGCGGCGAAAGCCTAGGCGAGCGTGTCGGAGCTAGCGCCATAAAAGACGAATCGATCATCCGTAAGGTCGAAAACGCTTACTCGCAGGTCGGCGGGCTGGCGATTTTGTTTGGGAATTTAGCCGAGCAGGGCTGTGTCATAAAAACCGCGGGCATCATAGGTGAGCGCAAATTTAGCGGCAAGGCCGTGTGCTTTAACAGCCAAGACGAGGCGATAGAGGGCATCTCAAACGGCAAGGTAAATAAGGGCGACGTGGTCGTCATCCGCTACGAAGGGCCGCGCGGAGGTCCCGGCATGCAGGAGATGCTAAGCCCAACGAGCCTAATCATGGGGCGAGGGCTGGGCGCGGACGTGGCGCTGATCACGGACGGCAGATTTAGCGGTGCTACGAGAGGGTTAAGCGTCGGACACGTAAGCCCAGAAGCTGCCGAGGGCGGCATGATCGGACTGCTACAAGACGGCGACATCATCGATATCGACGTAGATATGTACGCGATCAACGTACGCCTAAGCGAGGAAGAGATCGCCGCGCGAAGGGCTAAATTTAAGCCGATAGAAAAGCCACTACCGTTTCGCTGGCTACGAATGTATCGCAAGCTAGTAACGAACGCTAGCAACGGAGCGATTTTGGAGGCGTAG
- a CDS encoding nitroreductase family protein: protein MEILDIFANRRSVRKYTDTPLEDEALDKILKAGLLAPSGHARRPWEFILVRDKRMLERLSACRSSGANMLKQAAAAIVVIADEQKQDVWIEDCSVALGYMHLAASALNLGSCWVQARLRAAADGRSCEEFLREALGFPPNFKAEAILALGVPQQRPSPHDLQKLNLSKIHKEKF from the coding sequence ATGGAAATTTTAGATATTTTTGCAAACCGCAGAAGCGTAAGAAAATATACGGATACGCCGCTTGAGGACGAGGCGCTGGATAAAATTTTAAAAGCGGGCCTGCTTGCGCCGTCGGGGCATGCACGCCGCCCGTGGGAGTTCATCCTCGTGCGCGACAAACGGATGCTTGAGCGGCTAAGCGCGTGCCGCAGCAGCGGAGCGAATATGCTAAAACAGGCCGCGGCCGCGATCGTCGTGATCGCAGATGAGCAGAAACAGGACGTCTGGATCGAGGACTGCTCGGTAGCGCTAGGCTACATGCATCTTGCCGCAAGCGCGCTAAATCTCGGCAGCTGCTGGGTGCAGGCAAGGCTGCGCGCCGCCGCGGACGGACGCAGCTGCGAGGAGTTTTTGCGCGAGGCGCTGGGCTTTCCGCCAAATTTCAAAGCAGAAGCGATACTAGCCCTCGGCGTACCGCAACAGCGCCCGAGCCCGCACGATCTGCAGAAGCTAAATTTAAGCAAAATCCACAAAGAGAAATTTTAA
- a CDS encoding NFACT RNA binding domain-containing protein — translation MKYQNLIQICEYLCAKRFLSHIKRVGDNLFKVCFDGNETLFFDMNKSGCNIHENDAFTEGKVYAAPFDVLLAKRFVKSRITSVSVPENNRILCLSVSQNASYKTQSSNIYFEFTGRFTNVIITDENDVILEALRHFETEFRQIKVGRKLRHLPPANIKEAPVPKISDFRAFFRAEFNALNADRLNSLKSAKITALNKKLDSVREALGSLQSSAELLRSAELLGAKAALLKENIYKIPTSAREFTLQKEDAEAVEFKLQKPASATLGELYSEAKRLRQKAANIHIEEQNLKEKLAFYENLKSLVLAAQDAHEIEILMPKRTQTRQKSKEKNSEYVANFYLGDFKISVGKNEKGNELLLKNSSKSDHWFHLKDIPSAHVIVKTNKQSLSEEVIEFAAKICVSFSASGSGKYLVDYTKRQNVKINEGAFVNYVNFKTISVLKP, via the coding sequence ATGAAGTATCAAAACTTAATTCAAATTTGCGAGTACCTATGCGCCAAACGCTTCCTTTCGCACATTAAGCGCGTAGGGGATAACCTTTTTAAAGTCTGCTTTGACGGCAACGAGACGCTGTTTTTTGATATGAATAAATCAGGCTGCAATATCCACGAAAATGACGCTTTTACCGAAGGCAAGGTTTACGCGGCGCCCTTTGACGTGCTACTTGCCAAGCGCTTCGTAAAATCGCGCATCACTTCCGTTAGCGTGCCAGAAAATAATAGAATTTTATGCCTTAGCGTAAGCCAAAACGCAAGCTACAAAACCCAAAGCTCAAATATCTACTTCGAATTTACCGGGCGTTTTACAAACGTAATAATCACCGATGAAAACGATGTGATTTTAGAGGCGCTACGCCACTTCGAGACGGAATTTAGACAGATCAAGGTAGGAAGAAAACTCCGCCATCTGCCGCCTGCAAATATTAAAGAAGCCCCCGTGCCAAAAATTTCGGACTTTAGAGCATTTTTCCGCGCGGAATTTAACGCGCTAAATGCGGATCGCTTAAACTCGCTCAAATCCGCAAAAATCACGGCACTAAATAAAAAGCTAGACTCGGTGCGCGAGGCTTTAGGCTCTTTGCAAAGCAGCGCCGAACTACTGCGAAGTGCCGAGCTTTTAGGTGCGAAAGCTGCCTTGCTAAAGGAAAATATCTATAAAATTCCAACTAGCGCGCGAGAATTTACGCTGCAAAAAGAAGACGCCGAAGCGGTAGAATTTAAACTGCAAAAGCCTGCAAGCGCCACTTTGGGCGAGCTTTACTCCGAGGCAAAGCGTCTGCGCCAAAAGGCTGCAAATATCCATATCGAAGAGCAAAATTTAAAGGAGAAACTCGCGTTTTATGAGAATTTAAAATCGCTCGTCCTTGCTGCACAGGACGCACACGAGATCGAAATTCTAATGCCTAAGCGCACGCAAACTAGGCAAAAAAGCAAGGAAAAAAATAGCGAATATGTAGCGAACTTTTATCTAGGAGATTTTAAAATCAGCGTCGGTAAAAACGAAAAAGGCAATGAGCTCTTACTAAAAAATAGCTCCAAGTCCGACCATTGGTTTCATCTTAAGGATATTCCAAGCGCACACGTCATCGTAAAGACAAATAAGCAAAGTCTAAGCGAAGAGGTGATCGAATTCGCCGCTAAAATTTGCGTGAGCTTCAGTGCAAGCGGCAGCGGAAAATATCTCGTCGATTACACCAAACGTCAAAATGTCAAAATCAACGAAGGTGCTTTCGTAAACTACGTAAATTTTAAAACAATCAGCGTTTTAAAGCCGTAA
- a CDS encoding 3-isopropylmalate dehydratase large subunit codes for MKQTITEKIFSEHVGKAVFAGQIIESTIDMVIGNDITTPISIKQFELSGAKKLANPDGFAIVMDHYIPTKDILSANQAKISREFAYKHDLKNYFDEKDMGIEHALMPEKGLVVPGDVIIGADSHTCTHGALGAFATGMGSTDLAFAMITGKNWFKVPPTIKVIFHGKPAPHIYGKDLILEVIRLIGVDGARYKALEFCGDALEYLDMDSRFSLCNMAIEAGGKSGIVAVDEITKEFLADKNLRAEPKFHYSDEGANYEQILQIDVSKLDPVIAYPFLPSNGKSVREAVRDDIAVDQVFIGSCTNGRLSDLRIAAQILKGRKVARKTRLIITPATQKIALAAQKEGLWDIFVEAGAVVSNPTCGACLGGYMGILGVGERCVSTTNRNFVGRMGDRTSEVYLANSAVAAASAVAGKIADPRDL; via the coding sequence ATGAAGCAGACGATCACGGAGAAAATCTTTAGCGAGCACGTGGGCAAGGCCGTTTTTGCGGGACAGATCATCGAAAGCACCATTGATATGGTCATCGGCAACGACATTACGACGCCGATTTCGATCAAGCAGTTCGAGCTTAGCGGCGCAAAAAAGCTCGCCAACCCGGACGGCTTTGCGATCGTGATGGATCACTACATCCCTACGAAAGACATTTTAAGTGCAAACCAAGCTAAAATTTCACGCGAGTTTGCTTACAAGCATGATTTGAAAAACTACTTCGACGAAAAGGATATGGGTATCGAGCACGCGCTGATGCCTGAAAAGGGGCTCGTAGTACCCGGCGATGTCATCATCGGCGCGGACAGCCACACCTGTACCCACGGTGCGCTTGGGGCATTTGCGACGGGCATGGGCAGCACCGATCTAGCTTTCGCGATGATAACGGGCAAGAATTGGTTCAAAGTACCTCCTACGATCAAAGTGATCTTTCACGGCAAGCCCGCACCGCACATCTACGGCAAGGATCTGATCCTAGAAGTGATCCGCCTCATCGGCGTGGACGGCGCGCGCTATAAAGCTTTGGAATTCTGTGGCGACGCGCTGGAGTATCTGGATATGGATAGCAGATTTTCGCTTTGCAATATGGCAATCGAAGCGGGCGGCAAGAGCGGTATCGTCGCGGTCGATGAGATCACGAAGGAATTTTTGGCGGATAAAAATTTGCGCGCCGAGCCGAAATTTCACTACTCCGACGAGGGCGCGAACTATGAGCAAATTTTACAGATCGATGTTAGCAAGCTTGATCCGGTGATTGCGTATCCGTTCCTGCCTAGCAACGGCAAGAGCGTGCGCGAGGCGGTGCGCGATGACATCGCCGTCGATCAGGTCTTTATCGGCAGCTGCACCAACGGCAGACTCTCCGATCTGCGGATCGCCGCGCAAATTTTAAAAGGTCGCAAGGTCGCGCGCAAAACCCGCCTCATCATCACGCCTGCGACGCAAAAGATTGCTTTAGCCGCGCAAAAAGAGGGGCTGTGGGATATTTTCGTGGAAGCGGGCGCAGTCGTGAGTAACCCGACCTGCGGCGCGTGCTTGGGCGGATATATGGGGATTTTGGGCGTGGGCGAGCGCTGCGTAAGCACGACCAATCGAAATTTCGTCGGCCGCATGGGCGATAGAACGAGCGAAGTATATCTGGCAAACTCCGCCGTCGCCGCAGCTAGCGCCGTCGCAGGTAAGATCGCCGATCCGCGGGATTTGTAG
- a CDS encoding Imm32 family immunity protein, translated as MGQYVIKTLDYCAEKGLRLQWEKDFAISVNTLENEVTIRANKSGLISLARHLLTLAQDSAPKHSHIHLDEYNSLEEGSAELINQKDTER; from the coding sequence ATGGGACAGTATGTTATAAAAACATTAGATTACTGCGCAGAAAAGGGGCTGCGGCTACAATGGGAAAAGGACTTCGCGATCTCCGTCAATACTCTTGAAAACGAAGTTACTATAAGGGCGAATAAAAGCGGACTCATATCTCTTGCCAGGCATTTGCTTACTTTAGCGCAAGATTCTGCGCCGAAACATTCGCATATACATCTGGATGAGTATAATTCGCTTGAGGAGGGCTCGGCGGAACTTATAAACCAAAAAGATACCGAGCGATAA
- the dxr gene encoding 1-deoxy-D-xylulose-5-phosphate reductoisomerase encodes MVVLGSTGSIGTNTLDVAARSGSMIEALSCGRNIKLLNEQIAKFHPKLVCIADAQQKSEVDHERVFCGADGILQMLAECKSTTVVNALVGFAGMMPSLKTQELGKRLCLANKESLVVGGKFLQTDKIYPIDSEHFGLKFLLSNAKTPVSRLIITASGGAFYDVPLTQLGSLTPQNALKHPNWKMGAKITIDSATMANKLFEVIEAFWLYGTREIDALIERTSQIHALVEFADGSTTAHISRADMRLAIAHAMFSGDVREQIAAPVDLCSLRPIEFKPIDEMKFQIFTLKDALLANPDLGIVINAANEAGVNAFLQQRCRFTDIARVVLKCAEKFNSPSVTDADALVAVDASVRAYANELLK; translated from the coding sequence ATGGTAGTTTTAGGCTCCACGGGCTCTATCGGCACAAACACCCTAGACGTAGCCGCGCGTAGCGGCAGTATGATCGAAGCGCTTAGCTGCGGGCGCAATATCAAGCTTTTAAACGAACAGATCGCAAAATTTCATCCAAAGCTCGTCTGTATCGCGGACGCGCAGCAAAAAAGCGAGGTAGATCACGAGCGCGTATTTTGCGGCGCGGATGGAATTTTGCAGATGCTTGCGGAGTGCAAAAGCACGACCGTGGTAAACGCTCTCGTAGGCTTTGCGGGCATGATGCCTAGCCTAAAAACCCAAGAGCTCGGAAAGAGACTGTGTCTCGCCAACAAAGAAAGCCTGGTCGTCGGCGGGAAATTTCTGCAAACGGATAAAATTTACCCGATCGACAGCGAACATTTCGGACTGAAATTTTTACTTAGCAACGCTAAAACCCCCGTTTCGCGCCTAATCATCACGGCTAGCGGCGGCGCGTTTTATGACGTGCCGCTAACGCAGCTGGGTTCGCTCACGCCGCAAAACGCCCTCAAGCACCCCAACTGGAAGATGGGCGCGAAGATCACGATCGACAGCGCCACGATGGCGAATAAGCTCTTTGAGGTGATCGAGGCGTTTTGGCTCTACGGTACGCGCGAGATCGATGCGCTTATCGAGCGCACCTCGCAGATCCACGCGCTGGTCGAATTCGCAGACGGCTCTACGACGGCGCATATTAGCAGGGCTGACATGCGGCTAGCCATCGCGCACGCGATGTTTAGCGGCGACGTACGGGAGCAGATCGCCGCGCCCGTAGATCTGTGCTCGCTACGACCGATAGAATTTAAACCGATCGACGAGATGAAATTTCAAATTTTTACCCTCAAAGACGCGCTGTTAGCAAACCCCGATCTCGGCATCGTCATCAACGCCGCAAACGAAGCGGGCGTAAATGCGTTTTTGCAGCAGCGGTGCCGCTTCACCGACATTGCGCGTGTCGTGCTAAAGTGCGCGGAAAAATTTAACTCGCCTAGCGTGACGGATGCGGACGCGCTTGTAGCGGTGGATGCGAGCGTGCGAGCGTATGCAAACGAACTGCTGAAATAA
- a CDS encoding DEAD/DEAH box helicase family protein encodes MKILTDKLILAEILKERNLSAEADALNLSDFSKFKLTDYQQSAVKSALKILEFYYASHQIRGSDSANLHSSNNQSKFSEREILLKNYRKFGANLNTHEINRASFWMATGSGKTIVMIKLIWAISRLIKFDILPKKPILLLAPTEQILSQFKERINEFNRYQNEQIYARDLKDFESANSGLNLYDTTLFIARSDLLESTENTSKKDAGKRLNYANFKNENGWYILLDEAHKGDSTDSVRKGYINELASGKKDEFPRGFILNFSATFTDGIDLKTCAFNYNLQKFNDQGYGKNIAIFENKLNLDDLEQILQSFIIFTSIKISNRRISRRLSDALYHAPLIIAVSDKVNTQDAGIKRYFEAICKVLTNDVDIPKIVENLVQILNQLEFVFGGEKIGDEFIKIVKNVDAKTMREELFYSQGISSLEACIIKGNDKEVAFKSKNAGKPFMLLNIGDTKGWKKEYLNELGVQSEIDVDSGFFAHINERNSPINIMLGSKVFSEGWDSNRVNLISFINIGSRSAKKYVTQTIGRGVRIEPFKNERRRLQYTSNFAALEFDEKERLKELASGPETLFVFASDPKAIEAILSELEQFKTGEILKGFKKSQTIKPLLLPQYEDEACESKPYVISRPDYKNLNKFINSYDLDVLLLSSELKSPDLGLSTINKTLKKDEKFIKISGATEKFQNPKFTLCEIDKFHKFKNKKLKGFKEVENEISHFTKFSTTFDKDEISKINEAILNLLKSKSEDELIDELESKKITSREFANLIKQNKKDCKILGFKLDANLARHYYNPLVIDADNKAQIVYAISEKSEIEFLEDLKTGLNALDGFEWNFCKIVQNVDEIYVPYFDEEEQIWRKFYPDFIFWLKQDEIYEIVFVDPKGLKHGEGARFKANGFEMIFGSKNLEFNDNKIIVKLAYYNKDPHIPQGLEKYVFSSINEIFKTERKI; translated from the coding sequence ATGAAAATCTTGACCGATAAACTAATCCTAGCCGAAATTTTAAAAGAGCGAAATTTGAGCGCGGAAGCAGACGCTCTGAATTTGAGCGATTTTTCTAAATTTAAGCTCACCGATTACCAACAAAGCGCGGTAAAAAGTGCGCTAAAAATCTTAGAGTTTTATTACGCAAGCCATCAAATTCGAGGTAGCGATAGTGCAAATTTGCACAGTTCAAATAATCAAAGCAAATTTAGCGAGCGCGAAATTTTGCTTAAAAATTACCGTAAATTTGGCGCAAATTTAAATACACACGAGATTAATCGCGCCAGTTTTTGGATGGCGACGGGAAGTGGAAAAACGATCGTAATGATAAAACTGATTTGGGCGATTTCGCGGCTGATTAAGTTTGATATTTTACCTAAAAAGCCAATTTTACTTCTTGCGCCGACCGAGCAGATTTTAAGCCAATTTAAAGAGCGAATAAATGAATTCAATCGCTATCAAAATGAGCAAATATACGCGCGCGATTTAAAAGATTTCGAGAGCGCGAATTCCGGGCTAAATTTATACGATACGACGCTTTTTATCGCCCGTAGCGATTTGCTGGAAAGTACCGAAAACACGAGTAAAAAAGATGCAGGTAAAAGGCTAAATTACGCAAATTTTAAAAATGAAAACGGCTGGTATATTTTACTAGATGAAGCGCATAAAGGGGACAGCACCGATTCCGTGCGAAAAGGCTACATAAACGAATTAGCAAGCGGTAAAAAAGACGAATTCCCTCGCGGATTTATCTTAAATTTTAGCGCGACTTTTACGGACGGAATTGATCTAAAAACCTGCGCATTTAACTATAATTTACAAAAATTTAACGACCAAGGCTATGGCAAAAATATCGCGATATTTGAAAATAAGCTAAATTTAGATGATTTAGAGCAAATTTTGCAAAGCTTTATAATTTTTACGTCGATTAAGATTTCAAATCGCCGAATTTCGCGAAGATTATCAGATGCCCTTTATCATGCGCCGCTAATCATCGCTGTATCGGATAAAGTAAATACGCAGGATGCCGGCATAAAACGGTATTTTGAGGCTATTTGCAAGGTGCTAACAAACGACGTAGATATCCCTAAAATAGTTGAAAATTTAGTCCAAATTTTAAATCAGCTTGAATTTGTTTTCGGCGGCGAGAAAATTGGCGATGAATTTATAAAAATAGTTAAAAATGTCGATGCAAAAACTATGCGTGAAGAGCTATTTTACTCACAAGGTATTTCAAGTTTAGAGGCTTGCATAATCAAAGGCAATGATAAAGAGGTGGCATTTAAAAGTAAAAACGCCGGTAAGCCTTTTATGCTACTAAATATCGGCGATACGAAAGGTTGGAAAAAAGAGTATCTAAACGAGCTTGGCGTGCAAAGTGAAATCGATGTAGATAGCGGTTTTTTCGCACATATTAACGAGCGAAATTCTCCGATAAATATAATGCTTGGAAGCAAAGTTTTTAGCGAGGGCTGGGATAGTAACCGCGTAAATTTGATAAGTTTTATAAATATAGGCTCGCGCTCGGCAAAAAAATACGTAACACAAACTATAGGACGAGGCGTTAGAATCGAACCTTTTAAAAACGAACGACGACGTTTGCAATACACAAGTAATTTTGCAGCTTTGGAATTTGATGAAAAAGAAAGGTTAAAAGAGCTTGCAAGCGGTCCAGAAACACTTTTTGTTTTTGCTAGTGACCCGAAAGCGATAGAGGCTATTTTGAGCGAATTGGAGCAATTTAAAACCGGTGAAATTTTAAAAGGCTTTAAAAAGTCGCAGACAATCAAACCGTTGCTTTTACCCCAATATGAAGACGAAGCCTGCGAATCAAAGCCCTATGTAATTTCACGCCCCGATTATAAAAATTTAAACAAGTTTATAAACTCTTACGATTTGGACGTTTTACTACTTAGCTCGGAGTTAAAAAGTCCCGATTTAGGACTTAGCACAATAAATAAAACGCTTAAAAAAGACGAAAAATTTATAAAAATTAGTGGAGCGACCGAAAAATTTCAAAACCCGAAATTTACACTATGCGAAATAGATAAATTCCATAAATTTAAAAATAAAAAATTAAAAGGTTTTAAAGAGGTTGAAAATGAAATTTCTCATTTTACAAAATTTAGCACGACGTTTGACAAAGACGAAATATCAAAGATTAACGAAGCGATTTTAAATTTATTGAAATCTAAAAGCGAAGATGAGCTTATAGATGAGTTAGAAAGCAAAAAAATTACGTCTAGAGAGTTTGCTAATTTAATAAAACAAAATAAAAAGGATTGTAAAATTTTAGGCTTTAAACTAGATGCTAATTTGGCTCGCCATTACTATAATCCACTTGTGATAGATGCCGATAATAAAGCGCAAATAGTATATGCGATAAGCGAAAAAAGCGAAATAGAATTTTTGGAGGATTTAAAGACCGGTCTAAATGCGCTTGACGGCTTTGAATGGAATTTTTGTAAAATAGTTCAAAACGTAGATGAAATTTACGTGCCGTATTTTGATGAAGAAGAGCAAATTTGGCGTAAATTTTATCCCGACTTCATATTTTGGCTAAAACAAGATGAGATTTACGAGATAGTTTTCGTCGATCCAAAAGGCCTAAAACACGGCGAAGGTGCGAGATTTAAAGCAAATGGGTTTGAAATGATTTTCGGCAGTAAAAATTTAGAATTTAATGACAATAAAATTATTGTAAAACTCGCCTACTACAATAAAGACCCGCACATCCCACAAGGGCTTGAAAAATATGTTTTTTCAAGCATAAATGAAATTTTCAAAACCGAGCGGAAAATTTAG